The Onychomys torridus chromosome 4, mOncTor1.1, whole genome shotgun sequence DNA window GTTCAATGGTCTCTTTGGTCGGCAAGGTGTTCTTCTCCTGCGTCTCGGTTTTCTTCAGCTTGGCCTTATCGAAGCTGGCGATTTCCCCCATGTCCGGCTTGTCTGCCATTTCTTACAACCCGTGGAGTCTCGTTCCGAGCTCGCGCTCCAGGTGCTCCCACTCGCCTTGCTGCAGCAAGAGAccttaaattcctttcatatatgtatacattttagaaAGCTTCCACAGTAGTGGATTTTCATATGGATGTTCAAAGGACCTTTAGTGTTGGTTGTCCCACtccatattcctttttttttttttttttttttttttttttaccctaccTTCACATCTCTTTCCCCACTTAATCTTCCTATTCTAGTCTCTCTAAAGTATAGCACTATACTTTATTTCCCCATCTTTGGAAAATCCCTTCCTGCCCCATGGTCCCTTATTAACTACCTAATCCCCTGTGGTTATTAAGATTGAAATACATAttaaagcttaaaagctaacatccacatatgagaaagaacacaCAGTATCTGTCTTTtgcagtctgggttacctcactcagggtaaTTTTTCACTATCTCCAACCATTTATCTGCACAAtacataattaatttttcttaacagctgaataatactcaattgtgtaaatgtattacattttcacTAACCTTTCATTAGCTGGTGGACATCTAGACtgcttccaatttctggctaATCTGACTAGAGCACAATGAACATGATTAGGCACATGTCTgtgatatagagtcctttgggtatatgcccaggagtagtgTAGCTGGATCTTGTGGTAAATATGTTGCCAGCTTCCTCAGGAATTGAGCACTGTTTTCCATAGTGGGTACCAGTTTGCACTACCACCAGCTCTGAGTAATGTTTCCTTTCCCCCACATCCTTACCAGTGTCGTTCTTACTGGGGCaagatgaaacctcaaagtagttttaattttcattttcctgaagtttaagatgttgagcatttaagtgtttctcagccatttgtgttttatttttgagaactcTCTCCTTACTCCTGTGCCCATTTTTAAtcaggttatttgttttcttgattttcaattttcttagttctttgtgtattctagacACTAACTATATTTCAGGTGTATAATTGGCAAAGGTATTtccccattctgtatgctgttacTTTGCTCAAATGACTGTGTCCCTTGGTATAGAGAAGCTTTTTTAAGCTTCATgagattccatttattaattattgttcttaGTGCCTATGTTATCAGTGTCCTGTTGAGAACGTTCTTTcatgtgccaatgagttcaagtctattctctactttctcttttatcagattTATGGTATTTGGTCATATATTGAGTTCTTGATCCATTttatagttgatttttttctttttcttttttttttgtttttttttttttgttgttgttgttgttgttgttgttgtttttcgagacagggtttctttgtgtagctttgagcctttcctggaactcacttggtagcccaggttggccttgaactcacagagatccgcctggctctgcctccctagtgctgggattaaaggcatacgccgccgccgccaccaccaccaccaccaccaccaccccccggcttttttttttttttaagatttatttatttattatgtacacagtattctgcctgaatATGTCcctacaggacagaagagggcaccagatctcattacaagtagttatgagccaccatgtggttgctgggaattgaactcagtacctttgggagagcagtcggtgctcttaaccactgaaccatctctccagcccctatagtTGATTTTTATGCAACGTGATAGATACAAATTTCCTTCCactcttctacatgcagccatccaattTGACTTCATTAAAATGCTGGTTTTTCCCCAGGGAGTATTTGGGGTTCTTTGTCAACAATCATGTGTCCATAGATGTGTAGAAttgtgtctgggtcttcagttctatCCCATTGATCAACTTGTCTGTTTTAATGCCAACACCATATGGTTTTtatattactatatctctgtaaTACGACTTGAAATCTAGGATGGTGACACCTCCAGTAATTCTTTTCTTATTAAGAACTGTTTTAGATATTCTGAgtattttgtatttccatatgaagttgattttttttttcagtttctctgaagaatcatgttggaattttaatgtgGATTGTGTTgtatctgtagattgtttttgctATCTATATTTTGCTTACCATATAAGTCATATGATAACATTCCTTAATAGATGCTTGGTGAGTTGAGAATTTTTGCTCATACTGGAACCAGTTCTCATAATTTGCTTTcggttcctgtgataaaatactgaccaaaaccaacttggaggtggtgaaagggtttatttggattccAGGTTACAGTTGATCATTgtggaagctaaggcaggaactcaagaaaagagtctggaagcagaaactgaagcagagaccatgaaggatcACTGCCTGTTGGCCTGTTCTTCATGGTTTGCTCTATTtgatttcttatacaacccagaaatCAACATGATTTCTTATACCTGCCCAGTGGTGCCAccacccacccacagtgggctaatccctccctcccacagcaatcattaatcaataaaGTACCCCCACAGATATGCTCATaggtcaatctgatggaagcaattcttcatttgaggttccttcctcccaAAAGACTCTAGTGTGtttaaaattaacaaaactagccagcatacttGTATATGAATATTCATAAACACTTAATTCATAATTGTCAGAATTAAAAACAGTCAAGATGTCCTTCATTGTGTGAATGGGTTAAAATTGGCAtatccaaataataaaataatatttgctgATACTTGTGAATGGTAAAGTGGGGTTCAGTGTCAGATGTGTATCAGTCATCAAATAACACTAGGTGCTATACCAAACAAGCCCATTTCAGAGACCATCACAAGTTGAATTGTGCTCCTTCAGAGGAGATACTTGATAGTCTCAATTTTTGGTTTCCTTATTTGGAAATAGCATCTCTGAAGGTATTACTAAGTTAACATACTGCCACCTGGCATTAAGGAGAGTCCTGATTGATAAAACAGATTCTCAGAGAAGCAAGAATATTACATGTGAACAAAGAGATTGAGAGACTATATCTACAAGCCAAGTAATGCTGAACCCACTAGgcatggggaagaggaaggaatggTCATTCCTGAGACTCCTTGCAGATAACACAGCCGCAAAAAGCCTCAAAAGTAAGAGATAAAACATTTCAGTTGGTTTTAAGTGACCCCAATTTACGGCATTTAGTCATAGTTCCCTTGGAAAATTGTCATGATGGCTTAGCACACTAAGAAGGTTCCTACTTATTGAATGACTACTCAGGGTTAGTGGAGTGGTTGGAGTGGGGACAGAATGGCTGTGCTTAGCAAAGTCATTTAGAGATCTGTATCCCTTCCACCTGGTCCCTCCACCTTCCTTTAGGAGTCTCCAGAAGCCTCAGCAGTAATGGACTTGGCAGAAAGGGGAGAGCATGCAGAGAGTTTAAGGAATGTTGACATCAGGCTACATCACCGGCTACCAGGGCACAGCCACATGCCACCACCCAAGCCATAAGGAAGGTGATGTCAGTCTCTATGCACCTAGAAGGAAAAATGCAGGATATGGACTGAAAGCATTATAGTTCACTATCACTGCCTTGACACTCAAAAAGTAGGTTTGagacttaaaataaaaaggagaccTTGGAAAGTTCCAGAAGCTTCCTAGGTCTGCTGTTCTGTGGTGTGAGGAGGAAATGACCACCACCATTTGTGCCAGGCACAGGCCAGAAAAATTCAAGATCCATCAAAGAAGAGTGAAGAGTGTATCCCTGGCATTGTGCCCTCGGTGGTCCCTGTCTCCTCTGTGGTCTTTGAATACATTTGGCCTTGAGCTTTCTAACTCAGCTCGTTTCCCTTCTAGATAGAGTATGCAGAAATCTGGTGATGTtttctggtggtgctgtttgcCGTGCTTTCTGGTGATCTTGGTAGTGGGGCCTTCTAGAACTGCCATGCTCTGCTACAGTCTGCTGAGAGTGTTGGATGGGGCTCCCTGGGAAACAAGCTGGGGCTCCTCTGAGCCCTTTGGGAACTGAACATTAACAAGCATGACTGGCTATGGCCCCAGATGTGAGCAGGAGCAAAATGGGCAGATTGCTGTGCCTCTCCTACATGATCCCATCACATCTGGAACACAGAAGAGGAGCCAGGAGGACTAGCAACTAATCTAAGGCCACTTGGCTCAGGCagccctgtcttcctccctctgcaATAGATCACTCCCACTTCTCTTTCAATCTAACAAGCGTTCAATCTGTAGGGCTGAGTGATATTACTAAACTAGCCACCAGTGCCAGTATTTCACACTCCACACTCCTGCCTCACCTCATTGAGTCTCATTGGCcgtctctccaaaaaaaaaaaaaaagcagaagtctCCTGCCCAACTTCTCCAGTGCAAGTGTTTTTTTACTTTCAAGTTTCTCaattcacacacaacacacagacagcaaccatgtacacacatacatatatggccatacatgcatgtaatataGCAAGGACAAACCACTAACGTATAATGTGTCTGTTCTGTGAGACTTTGTGTAGTGAAAAGAACTTGAGGTACCTTGTCTCCCTACAGCCACCCCTGTGTCTGGGTCTAGCACTTGGGAATCGAGTCTTTACCACAAAGCAAAATAGTTAAAATCCCATCGGCCCCCAAGCCTCCAGCATCATATCTTTTTAAGTGTACGCTGTCCAGATGTTTACATTTGAAAGAGCTCCTCATTCCATCTGACAAGAAGAGACTAGATTGAGCCCCTAACTAGTAAGACAGAAAGAATGATGGCAAGGAGAATATGTGGAGAGACTGCGTGACAACAGTTTTAAGACGATTGTTCATGTCTACAGTCAGTCACTTGTGGCACTACAGCTGCGAAACTGGCTACCACTAGTTCACTTACTGGGATTTTCTCATACAGACCAGGTACCAGATCAGCTGGGATATGAGGCTGTGAACTTGTTCTAAGAATCTTGTGCCAAAGTtgctattttttttcaagacagggtttctctgtgtagttttggtgcctgtcctggatctcgctctgtagaccaggctggcctcatactcacagagatccaccttgctctgcctccccagagctgagattagaggcgtgtgccaccaccacccggccgtCAAAGTTGCTCTTAGCCTCATGTGGCTGTGTGTATGCAAAGGCCGCACTCTGAGTATTGGGGTGGGACAGACCAGGTGAGAATTCTGGATGTATAGATCTCACCCATGAGGCATAGAGCAGGAACATTTAATGATCTA harbors:
- the LOC118582837 gene encoding thymosin beta-10; translation: MADKPDMGEIASFDKAKLKKTETQEKNTLPTKETIEQEKRSEIS